From a single Miscanthus floridulus cultivar M001 chromosome 8, ASM1932011v1, whole genome shotgun sequence genomic region:
- the LOC136471982 gene encoding lactoylglutathione lyase-like, protein MATGSEAVKPAEAVLEWHKQDSKRMFHAVYRVGDLDRTIKYYTECFGMKLLRKRDVPDEKYTNAFLGFGPEDTNFALELTYNYGVVKYDIGEGFEHFGIANEDVYKLAEHIKSKGGNITREPGLVKGGSTVIAFAQDPDGYRFALIQRAEIHDPLCQVMLRVGDLERSIKFYEKFFFSFCPWDEATNEEGRT, encoded by the exons ATGGCAACTGGTAGTGAAGCCGTGAAGCCAGCTGAGGCTGTGCTTGAGTGGCATAAACAGGACAGCAAGAGGATGTTCCATGCGGTTTACCGTGTCGGGGATCTAGACCGCACGATCAA GTACTACACAGAATGCTTTGGGATGAAACTGCTGAGGAAAAGAGATGTTCCTGATGAGAAGTACACCAACGCCTTCCTTGGCTTTGGACCAGAGGACACCAACTTCGCACTTGAATTGACATACA ACTATGGTGTTGTCAAGTATGACATTGGAGAGGGCTTTGAGCATTTCGGAATCGCTAATGAGGAT GTGTACAAGTTGGCCGAGCATATTAAATCCAAGGGTGGCAATATCACTCGTGAACCTGGTCTTGTCAAGGGAGGATCCACTGTTATTGCCTTTGCACAGGACCCTGATGGCTACAGGTTTGCCCTTATCCAGAGGGCTGAGATACATGACCCTCTTTGCCAAGTCATGCTTCGTGTTGGTGATCTTGAGCGTTCTATCAAGTTCTAtgagaagttttttttttcctttt GCCCTTGGGATGAAGCTACTAACGAAGAAGGACGTACCTGA